AAAAGCCAAGGGCCTGACAAGGCAGCCGCCAAAGCGGCAGAGCTGGATCAAGCCCGAGCAGAACCGCATCAAGGATGCTTTCAGCGAACACGGCATCCGTCGACAGCGGCAGGTGAGGTCCGTGTTGCTCACAGGCTCCGAATGGCCAGATCACCGTGGCACCAGGCCGGCTGGCAGCATTTCTGGCCTCGGGCCATGTCAGCTGATCAAATCGCTTTCGGAGCTGGTCCATGGAGTTGCACAGGCAAGGGGGTGCTGATCCCAGCCCAGCCTGTCAAAATGGTCGATCGATGACCCCGATGGTCCATGCCCGCAGCCGGCAGTCCGCAGCCCAACCGCCCCAAGGCACCAAAGCCGGCAGCGACCAAACCGCTGCAGGTCATGCAGATTAATCGCCGTGAAGAGCAGGAGCAGCTCGCACGGGAGGCAGCAGAAGCGCGCGCGGCAGCCGAGGCAGCGGCTGAAAAAGCACGAATCCTGGAGGAGCGGGCTGGTCTGGCCATGCCGCCAAAGCCGGCCCAACAAGACGGAAGAACGTCTCCCAGCACGGACGATGACGCCCGGTTCGACATGGGTGCCATGGAAGGCATGACCATGGCCGACTTGATGGGTGCGCCTGATCAGCAACCCAAGAAGGAGCAGCGCAATCAACCGCGCAGCGTTGATGATTTCGATTTCGATGAAGAAGCCTTCCTCGCCGCTCTGGACGAGAACGCTCCTGTGGGCACGACAGGGGAGGTGATCAAGGGCACGGTGATCGGTATCGAAAACGATGGCGTGTATGTCGATATCGGCGGGAAAGCTCCTGGCTACATGCCCAAGAGCGAGGCAGGGCTTGGCGTTGTGACCAACTTCCGGGAACGCTTCCCGAAAGGCCTGGAAGTGGAGGTTCTGGTGACCCGTGAGCAGAACGCTGATGGGATGGTCACAATCAGCTGCCGCGCCCTGGAGCTGCGCAAGAGCTGGGACCGGGTGAAGGAGATGGAGAAGCAGGGGAAAGTCGTTCAAGTCATTGTGAATGGCTTCAACCGCGGCGGTGTCACCTGCGATCTCGAAGGACTGCGCGGCTTTATCCCCCGCTCACAACTCCAGGACGGTGAGAACCATCAGGAGCTGGTGGGCAAGACCATGGGAGTGGCCTTCATCGAGGTCAATTCCGAGACACGCAAGCTGGTGCTATCCGAGAAACGTGCTGCCGTTGCTGAACGGTTCCAGGATTTGGAAGTGGGGCAATTGGTGGAAGGGCAGGTTGCAGCGGTCAAGCCCTATGGCCTGTTCATTGATCTCGGAGGCATCAGCGGTCTGTTGCATCAATCGGCAATCACCAATGGCAGCCTGCGCTCGATCCGTGAGGTTTTCGATCAGGGTGATCGGGTGTCGGCCCTGATCACAGAACTGGACCCGGGACGGGGACGCATCGGCCTCAACACAGCACTGCTGGAAGGCCCCCCCGGAGAGCTACTCATCGAAAAAGACAAAGTGATGGCTGAAGCAGCCGATCGCGCCAGCCGAGCACAAAGCGTTTTGAAACAGCAGGAGCAATCTGCCGGATGAGCACTGCTGCCCTGACAGCCGCTGAGGACTGGGAACTTGACTTCTATTCCCGACCGATCCTGGAGGCCGATGGCCGAAAGCGCTGGGAACTTCTGATCACCTCCACTCCTGCTGTGAGCGGCGACGCACCGTTTCGCTTCGCCAAGGTTTGTCCCTCCGGTGAGGTGAATTCACTGTGGTTAAGCCAAGCCCTAGCAGAAGCCAAGGAGGCGTCCGCCAGTGGGGGCTGGGGATCCCCCGTACGCCTGCGTTGCTGGCGCAGTTCAATGCGAACGATGGTGCAACGGGCCGCCACCGAACAAGATCTTGAAGTAATCGCAAGTCGCCGCACCTTCGCCCTGCTCGATTGGCTCCAGCAGCGCGAAAGGGAGGTGTACCCACAGGACGAGGGGTTCATGGCAGGACCACTCGCCCCCCCGCCGGCTCCCGTTACGACTCCACCGGTGCCCCTGCCGGAAGAGGTTCAAGGAGATGCCTGGAGCTGGGCCGCCTTGCCGGCGAGCCTGCTGCTGGAGGCATCGGAATGGCCAATGAGTTTCAGCGGGCTTCTGCCGGTGCCCGATGGCATCGATCCCGATGCTTCCGTCCCGGGTTTACGCCTGTTCAGCCAAAGTCGATCTCTGGCCATGGCGGGCTGGTTGGGGGGTCTCGAACCGGTGCGCATGGTCGTTGAAGACCGGCAGCTGGTGCTGGAAGCCGGTCAGGACGACCGCTGGCTGGTGAGTGACCTCGAATCGGGTGTTGCCACTGAAATCGCCGAAGCACTCATGACCTCACAACAGCAGGTGCGCGGCCTGCAATTCATCGCCATCCAGGCCAGCCCCGAGGAGCAGACCTTTGGCGGCTTCTGGATGCTGCGGGACATCCCGATGGCCTGATCGCAAGGCTGATGCACGACGGGCCTTTTGATCGACCAGACAGCAGCTTCAACACGTTGAAGAACTGGACCTGGATCGGTTGTTACGGGGGCTACTACCTCCAGAGCGATCTGCTGCACGAGCACGGCTTTGAGCACGGCTTCTTCACCCGGCGCTGGCAGGGCCGCGGACCCGACCAACTGGCGGGCTACATCAGTGCGGGCATCAGCGTCCATCGTCCCCAGCAGGTCCATAGCGGAATCGTTCTGAAGGCCAGCGAAGCTCGTCAGGATCCCTGGCCCGAGGCCGACGGCCTGGTGAGTGATCGCGGAGGCCAGAGCCTCTGGGTGTGCGGTGCGGACTGCACGCCAGTTCTGATTGCCGATCCCGGCACCGGGCATGCCGCTGCCTGTCATGCCGGCTGGCGTGGGGTGGCCGCTGGAATCCTGATGTCGGCCCTCGATCAGCTGTTGGAGCTGGGAGCCCGTCGAGAGGATCTGGTCATTGCCCTGGGCCCTGCCGTGAGCGGCAAGCGCTATCAGGTGGGAGAAGACGTGGTGGAGGCCATCACTGCCGCGATTCCAAGGGATGCTGATCTCCAGGAGAGCGAAGCCCTCCTGCCGGATGAGCAGCCTGGAAGGCATCGCCTGGACATCCGCGCCGCTGCCAGGGTGCAACTCCAGAGCGCAGGAATCGCCGGCGAACGGATCGCCCACTGCCCGCTCTGCACCGTCAGTGAACCCGAGCTGTTCCATTCCTGGCGACGGGATCAGGTAAAAGCCGTGCAATGGAGCGGAATCGTGGCGCAAGCCCCAACCTGAGCCACGCCAATCACGGCTAAAGGGCTAAGGCTGACGAATTTCCAACCACGAGCCAATTTGAAGAAAGCATTTCAGCTTTCACGATGTTCCAATCGATCCTTCGCCTGGGTTTGGCGAGTGCAGTCTCCCTCGCCCCCCTGATCGCTTGTGCCGGTGCCGCTGATGCCAAGCCTTCGGTGATGTCGGAAACCATCAGGGTGAGCGAAGTCAAGGCTGCTCAGGAGGCCTGGTGTGAGGCCCTCATCACCATCAGCAAAACCCACGATGAAGGAGGTCTGGCCCAATCCAAACCCCTGGCCGGAGAGATCATCGATGCGGCCTACGGCTACCAGTTCGGTCCTGTGGCCTTCAAGCCGACCTGGGCCAAGGGTGACGTCACCTTCCGCGACACTCGCAGTGGCGCTGTGTCCTATTTCGTCGGGGACGATCCCGCCTTTGGCGACTCCGGCTTTGCCATTGGCACCCCCGGCACCACGCGCAGCCCCTGGGTGAAATGTAAGCCTGAAATTTTCGTGATTCAGAGCTTTGGGAACACCGCCAATGCCATGGGCTGGGTGCATCTGGAAGCGGCCGATGGCACCACCAGCAAGGTCGATAAAACCTTCGGTTACGTGCGTGATGACGAAGGTGCTCTACGGATCGTGGTGCATCACTCCTCCACCCCCTTTGCCGGGTATTAATCGCCTGGACGGGTGAGGGTCAACGGGACTGGCGGCCGGTCCCCAGGATTTGAATGGCTAGGGCTTCAGCGGCCCGAATGCCATCGATTCCTGCGGAAAGGATGCCACCGGCGTATCCCGCCCCCTCACCCGCCGGCACCAGCCCTCTCACATTGAGCGATTCCAGCGCGTCATCCCTGGGTATGCGAACGGGCGATGACGTGCGGGTTTCGACGCCCGTCAGTACGGCATCGGGGTGGTCGTAGCCCTTCAGCTTGCGGGCAAAGGCTGGCAGCGCCTCCCGCAAGGCCTCAACAATGGGAACCGGCAGCAGATCGTTCAGGTCGGCCGGATGCACACCCGGTTGATAGGACGCTGGGATAGCACCAAGACGTGTTGACGGACGGTCAGCAAGGAAATCCTCCAGCCGCTGTGCCGGCGCGGCATAGCTTCTGCCTCCCAGTCGAAAGGCACGCTCTTCGAGCTCACGTTGAAGGGCAATCCCCGCCAACGGATCCCCGGGAAAACGTTCAAACGGTGCAAGGTCGTCTGCCTCCAAGGCCACGACCAAACCACTGTTGGCGTTGCGTTCGTTGCGGGAATGCTGGCTCATGCCGTTGGTCACGACCCTGCCCTCTTCTGAGGTCGCACCCACGACAAATCCACCGGGACACATGCAGAAGCTGTAGACGCAGCGTCCGTTCTCTGCATGGTGGACCAACTTGTACTCAGCGGCCCCGAGGCGAGGATGGCCGGCCGCCTCCCCCCATCGGGCTGCATCGATCAGGTGCTGTGGATGCTCAATCCGCACGCCGACCGAAAACGGTTTGCGCTGCAGTTGCACGCCGATCTCTTCCAGCATTTCAAAGCAGTCCCGCGCCGAATGCCCCGGGGCCAACACCAGATGGCGGCAGGGGATCTCCGTGCCATCCGCCAGCACCAATCCCTCAAGTTGATGCGGCTTGTCACCGGTGCTGGCACTGAGCTGGAGACGTGTCATGCGACTGTCGAACCGCACCTCGCCTCCCAGGGCTTCAATGCGCGCCCGTAGACCGCGCACCACGGTGGCGAGCTTGAACGTGCCGATATGGGGCCGATGCAGCGTCAAGATCTCCTCGCTGGCGCCACAAGCCACCAGCTCCTCCAGCACCTTGCGCCCGTAGTGCTCAGGATCGCTCACCTGGCTGTAAAGCTTGCCGTCCGAAAAGGTGCCAGCGCCTCCCTCACCGAATTGGGCGTTGGATTCCGGGTTGAAGGGGCTGGTTCCCCGCCAGAAGCCGAAGGTCTGCAGGGTGCGCTGCTTCACCGACTGCCCCCGTTCCAGCAACAGCGGCTGGAAACCCATCTGCGCCAAGAGCAGGGCAGCGAAATAGCCGCAGGGGCCTGCGCCCACCACCACCGGCCGATCAACCGAATTCAACGGGAAGCCCTCAGGGGCATCGCCGACAGGCCAGTAACGAGTATCCGGTGCAAGACGAACGCGTCCTTTATTGCCGATGCGCCGCAACAAGGCAGCTTCACCCTTCACCTGCACATCCACGCTGTAAATCAGCTGAATCCGATCGCGGCGACGCGCATCGACACTGCGCTTCACCAGGGTCTGGCCTAGGAGTTGATCCGGCGGAATCCGCAGGCGCTTGAGCACCGCCTCCCGCAGGGCCTCCTCCCCATGATCCAGGGGCAGCTTCAACTCACTCAGGCGCAGCATCTCGAGGTCGTATCCCCAGACCTCATTCGATCAGACCGGCAATGGCCTGACCTGACGGAGCCTGGCCGGCACGAAATCGGGAATCACTGGCAACTGCCTGAAGACGCAGGCGCTCACCGCGGCGCCGCTGATCGAAGGCCTCGCAAATCGGGACTGCCTCCTGATCGGGATCGAGCCAACCCATGGCATCGTTGGTTCCATCATCGGACAGCTGCAGCGGTGCTGCATCCGCCAGAGCCAACAGCCTCGCCGTATCGAAGCCGGCACCGGCGAGCAGAGAGGGAGCCGTGCCGGTGTGCTGCTGGAAATTCTCCTGGAAGTCAGACCAGGCGTCCCCACGCGCTGGGTGCTGCAGGCCAAGCTGTTGCCAAGGAACCTCGGGAGCATCCTGCAGACCTTCAGCCTCAGTGAGCCAGATCCAGTTCGGCGTTCGCGGTGCCCCACCACCGAAGCGTCCCTGCTGCTGCTCAGCCCGCAGCTGTTGCGAGAGAGGGCCATCGGGGGCATCAGCCACCACAACAGTGGGCACCCACGACCAAGCCATGTCGTCCTTGAACCGTTGCAGACGCCGGTCGTTGCTGGGATCCACCCGCTGAACCGGCTCGGCTTCGTAGCTCTCAACAATGCCGCCAGCGGCCTGGAACAGTTCGACAAAACCCTTGGAGCTTGTGGACTCCAGGGCTGACGGGGCCTCCACCACCATGGCCCGTCCCCAGCCGGCCTCCATCGCCGCCGCCACCATCGCTTTCAGATCCTCCTGTTGGGAGGGAACCAGCGGCCAGAGCCGTTCACGGCCTTCGAGGCCACGCAAGGTGTCCAGAGACTGCCCCCGCTGAAAGGGCAACAGCACGGTGAGATCCCGCTCAACCGCCAAAGCAGCAAAGGTCCGCAAATCCGCGGATGGGGGTGCCACCAGCAGCTTGAGTTCGCTGGAAGGCATCAACTGCGCCTCAGGCGCCTCGCCGGAGTTCAGTCCATGCCAGGCCACCGGGGGGAAAGACTCACCACAGGCCTCCACCGAAGACTGGCCGAGACGAAAGCCCTGCAAGAAGTCCTGCCGCAATGCAGCATCGCGATGGCCCATCGGCAGCAGCACCGCCAGCCGTGGGCGACTGAAGCCACTGGCGACCATGGATTGGCAGCCAATCAACGTCGCTGCAACAACAGACCATGACAGCCAAGGCCAGCATCGCCACTCAGGCTTCGACATGGAATCGGAGGGAAGCAACCCGATTCCCGAAAGTTAGGGAGAGGGATCGGAGTCGTCTGGTTTTGTCACAGAGGTCTCAGACCCGCCTCCCAACTGGGACAACCAACCGGCCAATAGCAAGCCAACGCCGAGTCCGATGGCCAGGGGGCGATTTTCGGCGGCGGCTCCCTGACCCCACACGGCCGTTGCCAGAAAAGCACCGCCCAACAGAAGGCAAGGCACCAGCACAATGCCTCGGGCGACTCTGTTATCAGCCATCGACCCCACAGCTGTTGACAGCCAAACCTGCGGCAATCAAGCCACTGCTGAGGTCACGCTCGGCACCGATTGGCGTCACCCGAGCCATGAGCTGACCCTCGCTGGAACCGACCGGTCGGAGATTGACCCTGCGCCGGCGCGGCAGTTCTTTACGCAACCAGGCGGTCGCTTCGGCTTCGTGGCTCAGATCAACGGATGTGCAGGCCAGGGAAACGGTGTAGGTGCGGTTGTGATCGCCGACCTGAAGCAGGGAGCTGCTGCGCACCTGAAGCACCTCAGCGGCCTGAACCGGAACTGCCCAAAGCAGCAGCAGCAATCCGGTTAAGACAAGTCGAATCAAGGGGTCGTGGCATTGAGAACCGGCATAGGGGCCGGGAGGCCCACCATTTCAGCATTGCTTTTGCCGGGGGGAACCATCGGATAACAGTTCTCACCGCGGCGCACATGGATATCAATCAGCATCGGGCCGGGGGCCTTCAAAGCGGCCTCCAGGTCAACGCGCAAGGTCTCCCGCTCGCGGATGTGCACACCGTCCACACCGAAAGAGCGGGCGAGAGCAACGAAGTCCGGCATGCCATTGAGCATGTCGGAAGCTGAATAGCGCTCGTCGTAGAAACTCTCCTGCCATTGGCGCACCATGCCCTGCCAATGGTTGTTGACGATCACCACCTTCACCGGGAGGCTGTAGGCCGCCAGTGTTCCCAGCTCCTGAATGTTCATCAGGATGCTGGCGTCACCGGCAATGCACACCACTTGACGATCGGGGCAAGCCACCTGGGCGCCCATCGCGGCCGGCATGCCGAAACCCATGGTGCCGAGACCAGCACTGCTGATCCAGCCGCGGGGACCATTGCGTAGGTACTGGGCGGCCCACATCTGATGCTGCCCCACATCCGTGGTGACGATGGCATTTGGAGCCAGGTCGCGAACAGCCAGCAGCACCTCCTGGGGATACAGGGGACCCTCCGCAGGAGGAACGGTGAGTGGATAGGTCTGTTTCCACTCGGCAATGCGCGCAAGCCAGGGAGCGGTGCGTGGTTGCACCTGCTGTTGCAGGCTCAGCTCCACCAACCGCGCCACGCTCAGGCCCAGATCACCCAGCACCGCCACCTCAGGACGACGGGTCTTGCCAATCTCAGCCGGATCAATCTCAAAGTGGATCACCTGGGCCCGAGGGGCAAAGGTATCGAGCTTGCCGGTGACCCGATCATCAAAGCGGGCGCCGACGGCAATCAGAAGATCGCATTCGGTGACGGCGAAATTGGCGTAGGCCGTACCGTGCATTCCGAGCATCCCTACGGATAAGGAGTCGTTCTCATCGAAGACACCCTTGCCCATCAAGGTGCTGGTTACGGGGATCTGGAAGCGCTCTGCGATGACGCGAAGGCTGTCGTGAGCACCAGCAGAGATCGCACCACCCCCCACGTACAGCAGGGGGCGCTCCGCCTCCATGATCAGCTCAAGAGCTGACAGGATCGGCTCATCCCGCGGTGGCTGCGGCTTGCGAAAGCCCTGGGGAACAATCGACCCAGGCTCAACGGGCACATAGTCGAACATCTCCTGACCGACATCCTTCGGGACGTCGATCAGGACCGGACCCGGACGACCACTCGCTGCGATCAGAAAGGCCTGGGCAACGATGGACGCAAGATCGGCTGGATCCCGCACCACCCAGGAATGCTTCACGATCGGCAGGGTGATGCCAAAGATGTCGGTCTCCTGGAAGGCATCGGTGCCGATCGCCGGACGGGGCACCTGACCGGTGATCACCACCATGGGCACCGAGTCCATCTGGGCGGTGGCGATGCCAGTCACCAAGTTGGTGGCACCGGGACCGGATGTGCCAAAGCAAACGCCCACCTTGCCGGTGGCGCGGGCATAGGCATCGGCAGCATGGGTTCCAGCCTGCTCATGTCGCACCAGGATGTGCTTGACCCACCCCTCGCTCTCGGCGATATGGAGAGCGTCGTAAATGGGAAGAATCGCCCCGCCGGGGTAGCCGAAGATCGTGTCGACGCCGTGACGTCGCAGTGCATCCATAAGGGCTGTGGCCCCGGACATTCTCTGCCCACCGTTACCGGCCTGCTGCCCAGTGACGGCCGAGGACGCGGAGGTGAGAGTCACAGGGGCGACAGGTCAATGACCCTCAAGATTAAGGGCCGGAAGCGCCCCTGGCTCAATCAGAGCAATCCGAGGGCATGAAGCGGCCCTTGACCACTGATCAACTCGAGCAGAAAAGCCGAAAAACCAACCATTGCCAGACGGCCGTTCCAGACTTCTGAACTGTTGTTCCAACCCCATTCCCACTTCTCCTGGGGATACAGCTTCACCTTGGTGGGCAGTTCCGCCGCCGCATCCAGGCTCACTTCAGGACCCTTCAGGCTGGTCGCCACGAGATCAGCCAGCCCTTCGATGAAGGGAACATAGGTATCGAGAGCCCGCACGCGGCGGAAATTCACCACACCAGCTTCAGTGGCCAACTCCCGGTATTCGATATCGATTTCCTCGAGCGTCTCGATGTGTTCGCTGACGAAGCTGATCGGCACCACCACGAGATCATTGGTCTTGGCTTTGCCTAATTCTTCAAGCGCCTCCTCCGTGTAGGGCTTCAGCCATTCAACCGGGCCCACACGGCTTTGATAGGCCAGGGTGAAGGGGTTGTCGTGGCCCATCTGAACGGACAGTTCCTTCATGATCAAACCCGTGCAGGCTTCGATCTCTTTTTGATAGGGGTCGCCAGCCTCTTCCACGTAGCTCTTCGGCACACCGTGGGCGCTGAAGAACACATGGGCTTTGCCGGGATCATCGCTATTGCGGACTTCTTCAGCGATCAGCTCGGCCATAGCTTTCACATAGCCCGGGTGATCGAACCAACTGCGGATGCAGCGAATCGGCAGCTTCTCAAAGGAGGGATCTGCCTGGCGCAGGCGCTGCAGCTCACGGAAACTGGAGCCACTCGTGCTGATCGAGAAGTGGGGATAGAGGGGGAGCACCACCACCTCATCCATGCCGTCAGCCTTGATGTCCGCTACAGCGGATTCCGTGAACGGGTGCCAGTAGCGCATGGCCACATAGCTGGTGGCATCGATACCGCGCTGCCGCAACATGCTCTGAAGTTCTCGGGCCTGCTGCTCTGTGATCCGGCGCAGCGGTGATCCGCCACCGATGGAGCGATAGGCCTCCTGCGACTTGCCACTGCGCAGGGTGCTGATCAACCAGGCCAGTGGCTTCTGCAGCGCCGGGCTAGGCAGCCGAATGATCTCAGGATCGGCGAACAGGTTGTAGAGGAAAGGCCCAACATCCTGGATACGCTCCGGGCCACCCAAGTTCAACAGGACGACACCGACGCGAGACATACCGAGCAGAACGGTTTTAGGGGGTTGAGCGTAGCGGCCATCGACGCGATCCTTGACGTCGACGACACATTTATGGAGCTCAAAAGTGCGCTGGAGACCGCCAATGCGCAGCTGGCGGAACGGGGGACACGACTGCGCATCGAACAGCGGGGTCGACGGCTGAACCTGCGCGGGGCTCTGCCTCTACGCGGGGATCCGAACCGCAGCAGCTTGCAACGGATCAGTCTGGGGCTGACGGCAGATCCAGCCGGGCTGAGTCAAGCCCTCAGCACCGCAGCCCTAGTGCAACTGCAATTGGAGCAGCGCAGTTTTGATTGGACGCTCTGGTCGGCCCCAACGTCAAGCAAAGCCAAGAGCCAATCCATTGGAATTCAGGCCGCACTCAAGAGCTTCGAAACAGCATTTTTTACCGACCCGCGTCGACGTCGCTCCCCAGCGAGCAGCCGCACCACCTGGACAAGCGCCTATCTGCCCTACCTGCGGCGCCTGGCCCATCAGAGCGGTA
This genomic interval from Synechococcus sp. UW69 contains the following:
- a CDS encoding S1 RNA-binding domain-containing protein — encoded protein: MPAAGSPQPNRPKAPKPAATKPLQVMQINRREEQEQLAREAAEARAAAEAAAEKARILEERAGLAMPPKPAQQDGRTSPSTDDDARFDMGAMEGMTMADLMGAPDQQPKKEQRNQPRSVDDFDFDEEAFLAALDENAPVGTTGEVIKGTVIGIENDGVYVDIGGKAPGYMPKSEAGLGVVTNFRERFPKGLEVEVLVTREQNADGMVTISCRALELRKSWDRVKEMEKQGKVVQVIVNGFNRGGVTCDLEGLRGFIPRSQLQDGENHQELVGKTMGVAFIEVNSETRKLVLSEKRAAVAERFQDLEVGQLVEGQVAAVKPYGLFIDLGGISGLLHQSAITNGSLRSIREVFDQGDRVSALITELDPGRGRIGLNTALLEGPPGELLIEKDKVMAEAADRASRAQSVLKQQEQSAG
- a CDS encoding Tab2/Atab2 family RNA-binding protein; this translates as MSTAALTAAEDWELDFYSRPILEADGRKRWELLITSTPAVSGDAPFRFAKVCPSGEVNSLWLSQALAEAKEASASGGWGSPVRLRCWRSSMRTMVQRAATEQDLEVIASRRTFALLDWLQQREREVYPQDEGFMAGPLAPPPAPVTTPPVPLPEEVQGDAWSWAALPASLLLEASEWPMSFSGLLPVPDGIDPDASVPGLRLFSQSRSLAMAGWLGGLEPVRMVVEDRQLVLEAGQDDRWLVSDLESGVATEIAEALMTSQQQVRGLQFIAIQASPEEQTFGGFWMLRDIPMA
- the pgeF gene encoding peptidoglycan editing factor PgeF, with product MHDGPFDRPDSSFNTLKNWTWIGCYGGYYLQSDLLHEHGFEHGFFTRRWQGRGPDQLAGYISAGISVHRPQQVHSGIVLKASEARQDPWPEADGLVSDRGGQSLWVCGADCTPVLIADPGTGHAAACHAGWRGVAAGILMSALDQLLELGARREDLVIALGPAVSGKRYQVGEDVVEAITAAIPRDADLQESEALLPDEQPGRHRLDIRAAARVQLQSAGIAGERIAHCPLCTVSEPELFHSWRRDQVKAVQWSGIVAQAPT
- a CDS encoding NAD(P)/FAD-dependent oxidoreductase; its protein translation is MLRLSELKLPLDHGEEALREAVLKRLRIPPDQLLGQTLVKRSVDARRRDRIQLIYSVDVQVKGEAALLRRIGNKGRVRLAPDTRYWPVGDAPEGFPLNSVDRPVVVGAGPCGYFAALLLAQMGFQPLLLERGQSVKQRTLQTFGFWRGTSPFNPESNAQFGEGGAGTFSDGKLYSQVSDPEHYGRKVLEELVACGASEEILTLHRPHIGTFKLATVVRGLRARIEALGGEVRFDSRMTRLQLSASTGDKPHQLEGLVLADGTEIPCRHLVLAPGHSARDCFEMLEEIGVQLQRKPFSVGVRIEHPQHLIDAARWGEAAGHPRLGAAEYKLVHHAENGRCVYSFCMCPGGFVVGATSEEGRVVTNGMSQHSRNERNANSGLVVALEADDLAPFERFPGDPLAGIALQRELEERAFRLGGRSYAAPAQRLEDFLADRPSTRLGAIPASYQPGVHPADLNDLLPVPIVEALREALPAFARKLKGYDHPDAVLTGVETRTSSPVRIPRDDALESLNVRGLVPAGEGAGYAGGILSAGIDGIRAAEALAIQILGTGRQSR
- a CDS encoding amino acid ABC transporter substrate-binding protein, which codes for MSKPEWRCWPWLSWSVVAATLIGCQSMVASGFSRPRLAVLLPMGHRDAALRQDFLQGFRLGQSSVEACGESFPPVAWHGLNSGEAPEAQLMPSSELKLLVAPPSADLRTFAALAVERDLTVLLPFQRGQSLDTLRGLEGRERLWPLVPSQQEDLKAMVAAAMEAGWGRAMVVEAPSALESTSSKGFVELFQAAGGIVESYEAEPVQRVDPSNDRRLQRFKDDMAWSWVPTVVVADAPDGPLSQQLRAEQQQGRFGGGAPRTPNWIWLTEAEGLQDAPEVPWQQLGLQHPARGDAWSDFQENFQQHTGTAPSLLAGAGFDTARLLALADAAPLQLSDDGTNDAMGWLDPDQEAVPICEAFDQRRRGERLRLQAVASDSRFRAGQAPSGQAIAGLIE
- a CDS encoding GIVxVP protein codes for the protein MADNRVARGIVLVPCLLLGGAFLATAVWGQGAAAENRPLAIGLGVGLLLAGWLSQLGGGSETSVTKPDDSDPSP
- a CDS encoding nuclease; this translates as MIRLVLTGLLLLLWAVPVQAAEVLQVRSSSLLQVGDHNRTYTVSLACTSVDLSHEAEATAWLRKELPRRRRVNLRPVGSSEGQLMARVTPIGAERDLSSGLIAAGLAVNSCGVDG
- the ilvB gene encoding biosynthetic-type acetolactate synthase large subunit, whose protein sequence is MTLTSASSAVTGQQAGNGGQRMSGATALMDALRRHGVDTIFGYPGGAILPIYDALHIAESEGWVKHILVRHEQAGTHAADAYARATGKVGVCFGTSGPGATNLVTGIATAQMDSVPMVVITGQVPRPAIGTDAFQETDIFGITLPIVKHSWVVRDPADLASIVAQAFLIAASGRPGPVLIDVPKDVGQEMFDYVPVEPGSIVPQGFRKPQPPRDEPILSALELIMEAERPLLYVGGGAISAGAHDSLRVIAERFQIPVTSTLMGKGVFDENDSLSVGMLGMHGTAYANFAVTECDLLIAVGARFDDRVTGKLDTFAPRAQVIHFEIDPAEIGKTRRPEVAVLGDLGLSVARLVELSLQQQVQPRTAPWLARIAEWKQTYPLTVPPAEGPLYPQEVLLAVRDLAPNAIVTTDVGQHQMWAAQYLRNGPRGWISSAGLGTMGFGMPAAMGAQVACPDRQVVCIAGDASILMNIQELGTLAAYSLPVKVVIVNNHWQGMVRQWQESFYDERYSASDMLNGMPDFVALARSFGVDGVHIRERETLRVDLEAALKAPGPMLIDIHVRRGENCYPMVPPGKSNAEMVGLPAPMPVLNATTP
- the hemH gene encoding ferrochelatase produces the protein MSRVGVVLLNLGGPERIQDVGPFLYNLFADPEIIRLPSPALQKPLAWLISTLRSGKSQEAYRSIGGGSPLRRITEQQARELQSMLRQRGIDATSYVAMRYWHPFTESAVADIKADGMDEVVVLPLYPHFSISTSGSSFRELQRLRQADPSFEKLPIRCIRSWFDHPGYVKAMAELIAEEVRNSDDPGKAHVFFSAHGVPKSYVEEAGDPYQKEIEACTGLIMKELSVQMGHDNPFTLAYQSRVGPVEWLKPYTEEALEELGKAKTNDLVVVPISFVSEHIETLEEIDIEYRELATEAGVVNFRRVRALDTYVPFIEGLADLVATSLKGPEVSLDAAAELPTKVKLYPQEKWEWGWNNSSEVWNGRLAMVGFSAFLLELISGQGPLHALGLL